The Sesamum indicum cultivar Zhongzhi No. 13 linkage group LG6, S_indicum_v1.0, whole genome shotgun sequence genome has a segment encoding these proteins:
- the LOC105164017 gene encoding methionine--tRNA ligase, chloroplastic/mitochondrial isoform X2, translated as MACRVQYSIQNGLRLFSSSSPNFHTSVKCQRTGLRNSKFFLSKGSLNCTCRASYATNAADPFVLTTPLYYVNAPPHMGSAYTTIAADAIARFQRLLGKEVIFITGTDEHGEKIASAAAANGSSPSEHCDIISEGYRALWKELDISYDKFIRTTDPNHEAIVKEFYSKVLAKGDIYRADYEGLYCVNCEEYKDEKELLDNNCCPVHLKPCLLRKEDNYFFALSKYQKQLEEILIENPDFVHPSFRLNEVQGWVKSGLRDFSISRASVSWGIPVPNDTKQTIYVWFDALLGYISALLEDNKQPSLQTAISSGWPASLHLIGKDILRFHAVYWPAMLMSAGISLPKKVFGHGFLTKDGMKMGKSLGNTLEPTELVHRFGPDAVRYFFLKEVEFGGDGDYSEDRFINIINANLANTIGNLLNRTLGLLRKNCQSTIMVDSAIAAEGNAFKDIVGNLVDKARQHYENLELSSACEAVLEIGNAGNVYIDEKAPWSLFKQGESGFETASKSETRWGGLKPGHITAQPKPVFARIELETDLNNATSETKKASKKKERQKTEKVVEA; from the exons ATGGCTTGTAGAGTCCAATACTCGATACAGAACGGCCTCCGCCTCTTCTCGTCATCATCCCCCAACTTCCACACTTCTGTAAAATGCCAAAGAACAGGTTTAAGAAATTcaaagttttttctttctaaaggAAGCCTCAACTGCACTTGCAGGGCTTCATATGCTACGAATGCCGCGGACCCTTTTGTGCTGACCACTCCGCTTTACTACGTCAATGCCCCACCGCATATGGGCAGCGCCTACACCACCATTGCAGCTGATGCCATAGCCCGTTTTCAG AGGCTTCTGGGGAAAGaggttatatttataacaggGACAGACGAGCATGGGGAGAAGATTGCTAGTGCTGCAGCTGCCAATGGTTCCAGTCCTAGTGAACATTGTGATATCATTTCTGAAGGTTACAGGGCTCTCTGGAAAGAG TTAGACATATCGTATGACAAGTTCATTCGCACGACTGATCCCAATCATGAAGCCATTGTCAAGGAATTTTACTCTAAGGTTCTTGCCAAAGGTGATATTTACCGTGCTGACTATGAGGGACTATATTGTGTGAATTGTGAGGAATATAAG GATGAGAAGGAATTGTTGGACAACAATTGTTGCCCAGTGCACCTGAAGCCATGTCTGCTCAGGAAGGAAGACAATTATTTCTTTGCGCTATCAAAGTATCAAAAGCAATTAGAAGAGATTTTGATAGAGAATCCGGATTTCGTGCATCCTTCTTTTCGCTTGAATGAG GTGCAAGGCTGGGTCAAAAGTGGCCTGAGAGATTTCTCCATTTCTCGAGCATCAGTGAGCTGGGGCATTCCAGTGCCTAATGATACTAAGCAAACTATATACGTATGGTTTGATGCTTTATTGGG TTACATATCTGCTCTCTTGGAGGATAACAAACAGCCCAGCTTACAGACTGCCATTTCCTCTGGTTGGCCTGCATCACTGCACTTGATTGGGAAG GACATATTACGGTTTCATGCAGTTTATTGGCCAGCAATGTTGATGTCAGCTGGGATAAGCCTTCCAAAGAAGGTCTTTGGTCATGGATTCTTGACAAAG GATGGCATGAAAATGGGGAAGTCGCTGGGAAATACCCTTGAACCTACTGAACTGGTCCACAGATTTGGACCTGATGCAGTCAGGTATTTCTTCCTTAAGGAGGTGGAGTTTGGTGGTGATGGGGACTACTCAGAGGACCGCttcatcaatattattaatgcaAATCTTGCTAATACTATTG GTAATCTTCTTAATCGTACTCTTGGACTTTTGAGAAAGAATTGCCAATCAACTATTATGGTTGATTCAGCAATTGCAGCAGAAGGAAATGCATTCAAGGATATTGTTGGGAACCTG GTTGACAAAGCCAGGCAGCACTATGAGAACCTTGAACTGTCATCAGCTTGTGAGGCTGTGCTAGAGATTGGTAATGCAGggaatgtatatattgatgaaaaaGCACCATGGTCTCTTTTTAAGCAAGGGGAGTCTGGTTTTGAAACTGCATCAAAG AGTGAAACCAGGTGGGGTGGGCTAAAGCCCGGGCACATCACTGCTCAGCCAAAACCTGTTTTCGCTAGAATTGAGCTTGAAACTGACTTAAACAATGCCACTTCAGAAACTAAGAAAGCCAGTAAGAAAAAGGAGAGGCAGAAGACGGAGAAGGTAGTCGAAGCCTAA
- the LOC105164017 gene encoding methionine--tRNA ligase, chloroplastic/mitochondrial isoform X1, which produces MACRVQYSIQNGLRLFSSSSPNFHTSVKCQRTGLRNSKFFLSKGSLNCTCRASYATNAADPFVLTTPLYYVNAPPHMGSAYTTIAADAIARFQRLLGKEVIFITGTDEHGEKIASAAAANGSSPSEHCDIISEGYRALWKELDISYDKFIRTTDPNHEAIVKEFYSKVLAKGDIYRADYEGLYCVNCEEYKDEKELLDNNCCPVHLKPCLLRKEDNYFFALSKYQKQLEEILIENPDFVHPSFRLNEVQGWVKSGLRDFSISRASVSWGIPVPNDTKQTIYVWFDALLGYISALLEDNKQPSLQTAISSGWPASLHLIGKDILRFHAVYWPAMLMSAGISLPKKVFGHGFLTKDGMKMGKSLGNTLEPTELVHRFGPDAVRYFFLKEVEFGGDGDYSEDRFINIINANLANTIGNLLNRTLGLLRKNCQSTIMVDSAIAAEGNAFKDIVGNLVDKARQHYENLELSSACEAVLEIGNAGNVYIDEKAPWSLFKQGESGFETASKDLVIVLEAIRIVAIALSPITPSLSLRIYTQLGYSEDQFNAVSWSETRWGGLKPGHITAQPKPVFARIELETDLNNATSETKKASKKKERQKTEKVVEA; this is translated from the exons ATGGCTTGTAGAGTCCAATACTCGATACAGAACGGCCTCCGCCTCTTCTCGTCATCATCCCCCAACTTCCACACTTCTGTAAAATGCCAAAGAACAGGTTTAAGAAATTcaaagttttttctttctaaaggAAGCCTCAACTGCACTTGCAGGGCTTCATATGCTACGAATGCCGCGGACCCTTTTGTGCTGACCACTCCGCTTTACTACGTCAATGCCCCACCGCATATGGGCAGCGCCTACACCACCATTGCAGCTGATGCCATAGCCCGTTTTCAG AGGCTTCTGGGGAAAGaggttatatttataacaggGACAGACGAGCATGGGGAGAAGATTGCTAGTGCTGCAGCTGCCAATGGTTCCAGTCCTAGTGAACATTGTGATATCATTTCTGAAGGTTACAGGGCTCTCTGGAAAGAG TTAGACATATCGTATGACAAGTTCATTCGCACGACTGATCCCAATCATGAAGCCATTGTCAAGGAATTTTACTCTAAGGTTCTTGCCAAAGGTGATATTTACCGTGCTGACTATGAGGGACTATATTGTGTGAATTGTGAGGAATATAAG GATGAGAAGGAATTGTTGGACAACAATTGTTGCCCAGTGCACCTGAAGCCATGTCTGCTCAGGAAGGAAGACAATTATTTCTTTGCGCTATCAAAGTATCAAAAGCAATTAGAAGAGATTTTGATAGAGAATCCGGATTTCGTGCATCCTTCTTTTCGCTTGAATGAG GTGCAAGGCTGGGTCAAAAGTGGCCTGAGAGATTTCTCCATTTCTCGAGCATCAGTGAGCTGGGGCATTCCAGTGCCTAATGATACTAAGCAAACTATATACGTATGGTTTGATGCTTTATTGGG TTACATATCTGCTCTCTTGGAGGATAACAAACAGCCCAGCTTACAGACTGCCATTTCCTCTGGTTGGCCTGCATCACTGCACTTGATTGGGAAG GACATATTACGGTTTCATGCAGTTTATTGGCCAGCAATGTTGATGTCAGCTGGGATAAGCCTTCCAAAGAAGGTCTTTGGTCATGGATTCTTGACAAAG GATGGCATGAAAATGGGGAAGTCGCTGGGAAATACCCTTGAACCTACTGAACTGGTCCACAGATTTGGACCTGATGCAGTCAGGTATTTCTTCCTTAAGGAGGTGGAGTTTGGTGGTGATGGGGACTACTCAGAGGACCGCttcatcaatattattaatgcaAATCTTGCTAATACTATTG GTAATCTTCTTAATCGTACTCTTGGACTTTTGAGAAAGAATTGCCAATCAACTATTATGGTTGATTCAGCAATTGCAGCAGAAGGAAATGCATTCAAGGATATTGTTGGGAACCTG GTTGACAAAGCCAGGCAGCACTATGAGAACCTTGAACTGTCATCAGCTTGTGAGGCTGTGCTAGAGATTGGTAATGCAGggaatgtatatattgatgaaaaaGCACCATGGTCTCTTTTTAAGCAAGGGGAGTCTGGTTTTGAAACTGCATCAAAG GACTTAGTGATTGTGTTGGAAGCAATAAGAATTGTAGCAATTGCCTTATCTCCAATCACGCCAAGTTTATCTTTGAGAATATACACCCAGCTCGGCTACTCCGAGGACCAGTTCAATGCTGTCTCCTGG AGTGAAACCAGGTGGGGTGGGCTAAAGCCCGGGCACATCACTGCTCAGCCAAAACCTGTTTTCGCTAGAATTGAGCTTGAAACTGACTTAAACAATGCCACTTCAGAAACTAAGAAAGCCAGTAAGAAAAAGGAGAGGCAGAAGACGGAGAAGGTAGTCGAAGCCTAA
- the LOC105164018 gene encoding trithorax group protein osa has translation MGFDIECIIDIHTYPGEYFCPVCRTLVYPSEAFQSQCTHLYCKPCLAHIANGSRACPYDGYLVTESDSKPLMDSNKALAENIGKVKVHCLYFRSGCSWEGTLSDCSSHCAGCSFGNSPVICNRCGIQIVHRQVHDHAQSCPGVFDGQNALGGVTASSGSGTTSSTATAEVNRSAAQSGAPLPQTQNPQSVAATVHPGQNAILQVNSSSQLPVVAPVTVPTPEQWYQQQQYLQYYQQYVGYDPYQQANQQYYPLQQQPIQQYQQQPMQVQVPQQSHVYAQALPQPHPQSQPQLQQHAQLQAQAQPQPQPQSNPVPQPPTHLQVQVQGQAQPQPHPQPQLAPQAQPQAQVLPQTQAHVHAPGQALAPNYQVNPQQQTHPSMRPQTQTQVPPQAPPPPPPNSQSTQPPPFAQGVGVRPPAQHPQVPQFPQPHAQMHLPQASQSHGHSQMHPQPQAQSQPQPQPQPQPQSQPQPQPQNQSSNQLHVKIHPQAQPYHSHSQPPVFPPQASQSTAPPALPQAPHPPIPPVSGHHSYQQPQQPQKMHSGASHQHPVQPQAASGSLHAVHVHGQAPQQSGVMRPPHSHGSIPQQQASTLLPQQNQVPGVPAAQHQQFPPHVQPPSHPHPHSHPHRPVMQPVQQSVPQQYAQQQNFLVPFQGQWHQQGHFPQQQPMQPQLRSSGPPPPQQPQNYVGRPMMMNQGMHPQNHPLSTGVFPPHPGPVQLTSTQAALNQNYAMSTVMEQNANGQETGSPPKELVEKGFEGDPPKEEIVKGQSRIVTKDADNCEGGDLINSVVKQEDNVRGSLDRASGGKSFEAGAAEHEFCKQEGHPLTNSDSLKPVEPENEKMIVSNTVVSGPSLANFEKQSQTASATATEGHVLPPKSHGSHQQGPQERVQGPPPSLLGAQGPVSLPHPGKCLNSNEGRGTGYVGPPPKSFDSQSTTQGPGPSTLADSRGITGRAPPARFEVQFGTQHVDRTNEVSMPKDQMPGSLHLSGPVGDDPLMITRGEEPSILRMNGGTALDSSMIGSRDEKLKSFSREHLDPFPGERTRPLDQAPIYLDKGPHGQGYDGGSKLDPGASASYSRFIPSHHPSGPGRLDMHGPAHEFDQHHMKHFARRSPNREYVGSSPHGFGGPSSYARVTSAFDDVNSRSVHRYGEGSRSYSLSSDPVGNPFRDGRFPPMSRHPRRDDIVGPRYPRFGGHMSPGQIQNPIGSDDVFGPEGAGHFVGGKFLDPAYLPGHFDMADSASGAFPGHGRPGEVGGPGNFPLPFTEPVRGDRQSFPHFGEPAMRTSYSVPGFPGAGNFAGGMDSFNQSRKRKPVSTGWCRICEFDCETVEGLDMHSQTREHQKMAMDMVKTIKLQNNKKQRNAAGHMVHEGGSRSRKAGIVGRGGKP, from the exons ATGGGTTTTGATATTGAGTGCATAATTGACATTCACACTTATCCTGGGGAATACTTTTGTCCAGTTTGTCGAACACTTGTGTACCCGAGTGAAGCATTTCAGTCACAATGCACTCATCTATATTGCAAACCTTGCTTGGCACACATCGCAAATGGTAGCAGGGCCTGCCCTTATGATGGATACTTGGTGACAGAATCAGATTCTAAG CCGCTAATGGACTCGAATAAAGCACTGGCAGAAAATATTGGCAAAGTTAAGGTGCATTGTCTCTACTTCCGAAGTGGATGCTCATGGGAGGGTACGCTGTCTGATTGCTCCTCGCATTGTGCTGGGTGTTCCTTTGGAAATTCACCTGTTATATGCAACAGATGTGGAATCCAAATTGTGCATCGCCAAGTACATGATCATGCTCAAAGTTGTCCG GGCGTATTCGACGGACAAAATGCTTTAGGGGGTGTCACAGCCTCTAGTGGATCGGGCACAACTTCATCCACAGCTACTGCAGAGGTCAACCGGTCTGCTGCTCAATCAGGAGCACCACTTCCTCAGACCCAGAATCCTCAAAGTGTTGCTGCTACTGTGCACCCTGGGCAAAATGCCATTCTTCAAGTGAATAGCAGCTCTCAGCTTCCAGTTGTTGCTCCTGTTACTGTGCCAACTCCGGAGCAGTGGtatcaacaacaacaatatctGCAGTATTATCAGCAATATGTGGGCTATGATCCTTACCAACAGGCTAATCAGCAATATTACCCACTTCAGCAACAGCCCATTCAACAATATCAGCAGCAACCAATGCAAGTTCAGGTTCCGCAACAATCTCATGTTTACGCCCAGGCCCTGCCACAACCCCACCCACAGAGCCAACCACAGCTCCAACAGCATGCCCAGCTCCAGGCGCAAGCGCAGCCGCAGCCGCAGCCACAGTCTAATCCTGTTCCTCAACCGCCAACACATCTTCAGGTACAAGTCCAGGGGCAGGCTCAACCACAACCCCATCCCCAGCCGCAACTGGCACCTCAAGCTCAACCCCAAGCCCAAGTCCTGCCTCAGACTCAGGCCCATGTACATGCGCCTGGCCAAGCTTTAGCGCCGAACTATCAAGTCAATCCCCAGCAACAAACTCATCCTTCAATGCGGCCCCAGACACAGACGCAGGTTCCCCCGCAggcaccaccaccaccacctcccaACAGTCAGTCTACTCAACCCCCACCGTTTGCCCAAGGAGTAGGAGTGCGCCCCCCTGCCCAACATCCTCAGGTGCCTCAATTCCCACAACCTCATGCGCAGATGCATCTACCTCAGGCATCCCAATCTCACGGGCATTCTCAAATGCATCCCCAGCCCCAGGCCCAATCCCAACCCCAACCCCAGCCCCAGCCCCAGCCCCAATCCCAACCCCAACCCCAACCCCAGAATCAATCTTCAAACCAATTGCATGTGAAAATTCATCCACAAGCACAACCTTATCATTCCCATTCCCAACCTCCTGTTTTCCCACCGCAAGCTAGCCAGTCCACAGCTCCTCCTGCCCTGCCGCAGGCACCACATCCACCAATCCCCCCTGTTAGCGGGCATCATTCCTATCAACAACCTCAGCAACCCCAGAAAATGCATTCAGGAGCATCACATCAACATCCAGTTCAACCACAAGCGGCAAGTGGGTCCTTACATGCAGTTCATGTACACGGTCAAGCCCCACAACAATCTGGAGTTATGCGACCGCCCCATTCTCACGGTTCAATTCCTCAGCAACAGGCATCAACGCTATTGCCACAACAAAATCAGGTCCCTGGTGTTCCTGCCGCACAGCATCAGCAGTTTCCACCTCATGTGCAACCACCATCTCATCCACATCCACATTCACATCCACATCGTCCTGTCATGCAGCCAGTTCAACAATCTGTGCCTCAGCAATATGCTCAgcaacaaaattttcttgttcCCTTTCAAGGTCAATGGCATCAGCAAGGTCATTTCCCACAGCAACAACCTATGCAACCCCAACTTCGCTCTTCGGGGCCCCCTCCACCCCAGCAGCCTCAAAATTATGTTGGGAGACCAATGATGATGAACCAGGGGATGCATCCACAAAACCATCCTTTGTCTACTGGTGTTTTCCCTCCTCATCCTGGACCTGTGCAACTCACATCAACTCAGGCAgctttaaatcaaaattatgccATGTCTACCGTGATGGAGCAGAATGCAAATGGCCAAGAAACTGGGTCACCTCCAAAGGAACTAGTTGAAAAGGGTTTTGAAGGGGATCCCCCGAAAGAGGAGATCGTCAAAGGACAAAGTAGAATAGTTACCAAGGATGCTGATAATTGTGAGGGGggtgatttaattaattctgtCGTCAAGCAAGAAGACAATGTGCGGGGTTCTTTGGACCGAGCATCTGGGGGAAAATCTTTTGAAGCTGGAGCTGCAGAACATGAATTCTGTAAACAAGAGGGTCATCCACTGACAAATTCTGATTCATTGAAACCAGTGGAGCCGGAGAATGAGAAAATGATTGTATCAAATACAGTGGTTTCAGGTCCATCCTTGGCAAATTTTGAGAAGCAATCTCAAACTGCCTCTGCTACTGCTACAGAAGGGCATGTACTACCACCAAAATCTCATGGTTCTCATCAGCAAGGGCCTCAAGAACGAGTGCAGGGACCGCCTCCATCGTTACTAGGAGCTCAAGGACCTGTCAGTTTGCCTCATCCTGGGAAATGTCTCAACTCAAATGAAGGAAGGGGCACTGGTTATGTTGGCCCTCCTCCAAAAAGCTTTGATTCTCAATCTACTACTCAAGGACCGGGACCGAGTACTCTAGCTGATTCACGTGGGATAACGGGACGTGCTCCACCAGCCCGCTTTGAGGTTCAGTTTGGTACCCAGCATGTTGATAGGACGAATGAAGTTTCCATGCCAAAAGATCAGATGCCAGGCTCCTTGCACCTGTCAGGCCCTGTTGGGGACGACCCTCTCATGATAACTCGTGGAGAAGAGCCAAGTATTTTGAGGATGAATGGGGGAACAGCTCTTGACTCCTCCATGATCGGCTCTAGGGATGAAAAATTGAAGTCCTTTTCTAGGGAGCATTTGGATCCGTTTCCTGGAGAGCGAACTCGCCCTCTTGACCAAG CTCCGATTTATCTTGATAAAGGGCCTCATGGGCAAGGTTATGATGGTGGGTCAAAGTTGGATCCTGGTGCGTCAGCTTCATATTCAAGGTTCATACCTTCACATCATCCATCCGGCCCTGGTCGGCTGGACATGCATGGACCAGCCCATGAATTTGACCAGCATCACATGAAGCATTTTGCTCGCCGAAGTCCCAACAGGGAGTATGTTGGCTCTTCTCCACATGGATTTGGTGGCCCATCCAGTTATGCTCGTGTAACATCAGCTTTCGATGATGTTAATTCCAGGAGTGTGCATAGATATGGTGAAGGATCAAGGTCTTACAGTCTTTCTTCTGATCCAGTTGGGAATCCTTTTCGTGATGGCAGGTTCCCCCCCATGTCTCGTCATCCAAGAAGAGATGACATTGTTGGCCCTCGATATCCTAGATTTGGTGGGCATATGTCTCCTGGCCAGATCCAGAACCCTATTGGGAGTGATGATGTTTTTGGACCAGAAGGGGCTGGCCATTTTGTTGGTGGGAAGTTTTTGGATCCAGCATATTTGCCTGGTCATTTTGATATGGCTGATTCAGCATCTGGTGCCTTCCCTGGTCATGGTCGTCCTGGGGAAGTGGGTGGTCCTGGGAACTTCCCTCTTCCTTTTACTGAACCTGTTAGAGGCGATAGACAGAGTTTCCCGCATTTCGGGGAGCCTGCAATGAGGACCAGCTATTCAGTCCCTGGTTTCCCTGGTGCTGGAAATTTTGCT GGTGGTATGGATTCCTTCAATCAATCTAGGAAGAGGAAGCCTGTAAGCACTGGATGGTGCCGGATTTGTGAGTTCGACTGTGAAACGGTTGAAGGTCTTGATATGCACTCACAAACCAGGGAGCACCAAAAGATGGCCATGGATATGGTCAAAACTATCAAGCTGCAGAACAACAAGAAGCAGAG AAATGCTGCTGGCCATATGGTGCATGAAGGGGGGAGCAGAAGTAGGAAAGCGGGTATTGTTGGCCGTGGAGGCAAGCCTTGA